A region from the Colwellia sp. PAMC 21821 genome encodes:
- a CDS encoding response regulator, with translation MKDTNQALDLITSLSKDKTLSTLNKLSVLASQSRIYHQLGQLDNAIEVTQKEQQLANEFDLKQLEADAFKRMGIFAYYKGKNSLALSSYQQALNYYLTIDEPIAQANLYNNIALVYSQTADHKRELEIYQKIQPIYQEFGSPKDKIDVQNNLAVMHLRLKRYDTSIPMFLDIIEKLKNISDQIGLAKAYSDLGSSFKYAGDYEKAQDYMILALNLHHQNEDDYNAASTLHNLAELNIIMQNIDQAKIYAKQSIKLSLARGHDNAYAGALYSLAKVYFHEGKYEQAMRYIEQSSEVAEKMQYKEQLKFNVSLEALLYAAQHQTFKAVASQDDFLQAQRELANNELNSELAFFDSAQLKQQVERLKQHQRLQELEIERSSQTRIIIIIIIVAALLISFLIARREIERRSKNALEKKVKQRTTELEYLMQELQNANKIKSQFLANMSHEIRTPLTTVIGQAEAIISGDVEEEFIAKEVKIILGNSLHLLELTNNILDLSKIEANKIELDIQQQNLHDILQELANMFSLQARSKGLTFEIIHYLPNPFLIEIDGFRVKQILINLCANAIKFTPKGHVELNISQKDNNLIFKITDSGIGMSSSQLQNLFESFTQGDSSINRRFGGTGLGLCLSDQLAKIMGGEIEVESELNQGSVFVFSLPCKASFNELCSESKVLATDLNNNEEHQQLQGTILLADDHNDNRRLIARLLASLGLDVITARNGYETLALFKQHQPTLVLMDIQMPEMDGIEAFKILRQQGCTTPIIALTANAMSHEIEHYLSLGFNDHLSKPIERNTFIPTVAKYYDGSISQAMANESFNNVDMSDLVQEFKSNLVLEQQDLVLHINNKDFDKLAKLSHRIAGAAQMFGFADLSLYAIGLETAIKNNHIDSINEHTPKLLNEIDNVLW, from the coding sequence ATGAAAGATACAAACCAAGCCTTAGATTTAATCACCTCGCTCAGTAAAGACAAAACCTTATCAACGTTAAACAAACTCTCTGTTTTAGCTAGCCAAAGTAGGATATATCATCAATTAGGTCAACTGGATAATGCGATTGAAGTTACACAAAAAGAGCAGCAGCTGGCTAATGAATTTGACTTAAAACAATTGGAAGCTGATGCTTTTAAAAGAATGGGGATTTTTGCTTATTATAAAGGTAAGAACAGTTTGGCCCTAAGCTCATATCAGCAAGCGCTTAACTATTACCTAACTATTGATGAACCCATAGCCCAAGCAAACTTATATAATAATATTGCTTTAGTTTATAGCCAAACAGCTGATCACAAGCGTGAGCTAGAAATATATCAAAAAATTCAACCTATATATCAAGAGTTTGGTAGTCCTAAAGATAAAATAGACGTGCAAAATAACCTTGCGGTTATGCACTTACGGCTAAAACGTTATGACACATCAATTCCTATGTTCCTCGACATAATAGAGAAGCTTAAAAATATTTCAGATCAAATAGGCCTAGCCAAGGCATATAGTGATTTAGGTTCTTCTTTTAAATATGCTGGGGATTATGAAAAAGCTCAGGATTATATGATTTTAGCACTTAACTTACATCATCAAAATGAAGATGATTATAATGCGGCTTCTACTTTACATAACTTGGCCGAGCTTAATATCATCATGCAAAATATCGACCAAGCAAAAATATATGCGAAACAGTCTATAAAATTGAGTCTTGCTCGGGGACACGACAATGCATATGCTGGCGCATTATATAGCTTAGCTAAGGTATACTTTCATGAAGGCAAATATGAACAGGCTATGCGTTATATCGAACAATCGAGTGAAGTAGCTGAAAAAATGCAATATAAGGAGCAACTTAAATTTAACGTTTCTTTAGAAGCACTTTTATATGCAGCACAACATCAAACATTTAAGGCCGTAGCTAGCCAGGATGATTTTTTGCAAGCTCAACGTGAACTAGCTAATAATGAACTTAATTCAGAGTTAGCCTTTTTTGATTCAGCGCAATTAAAACAACAAGTTGAACGGTTAAAGCAACATCAACGTTTACAAGAGCTTGAAATAGAACGTTCATCACAAACGCGCATTATTATTATTATTATAATCGTTGCTGCATTGCTTATTAGTTTTTTAATTGCCCGCCGAGAAATAGAGCGTCGCTCAAAGAATGCCCTTGAGAAGAAAGTTAAGCAAAGAACTACCGAACTTGAATATCTAATGCAAGAACTACAAAATGCTAACAAGATAAAAAGTCAATTTTTAGCGAATATGAGTCACGAAATTCGAACACCATTAACTACGGTTATTGGTCAAGCAGAAGCAATAATTAGTGGCGATGTTGAAGAAGAGTTTATCGCTAAAGAAGTTAAAATCATTCTCGGTAATAGTTTACATTTATTAGAACTTACCAATAATATTCTCGATTTAAGTAAAATTGAAGCAAATAAAATTGAGCTTGATATACAACAGCAAAATTTGCACGACATCTTGCAAGAACTCGCTAATATGTTCAGTTTACAAGCTAGATCTAAAGGCTTAACATTTGAAATTATTCATTATTTACCAAATCCGTTTTTAATTGAGATTGATGGTTTTCGCGTAAAACAAATTCTGATCAACCTTTGTGCTAATGCGATTAAATTTACGCCTAAAGGGCACGTAGAATTAAATATTAGCCAAAAAGATAATAATCTGATATTTAAAATTACCGACAGCGGAATCGGTATGAGTAGCTCGCAACTACAAAACTTATTTGAAAGCTTTACCCAAGGAGATAGCAGTATTAACCGACGTTTTGGTGGTACAGGCTTAGGGTTATGTTTGTCAGACCAATTAGCTAAGATTATGGGCGGGGAAATTGAAGTTGAAAGTGAGCTAAACCAAGGTAGTGTTTTTGTTTTTAGTTTACCTTGTAAAGCAAGCTTTAATGAGCTGTGTAGTGAAAGTAAAGTATTGGCTACTGACCTAAATAATAACGAAGAGCATCAGCAATTACAGGGCACAATTTTACTTGCTGATGATCATAACGACAACCGACGACTTATTGCTCGGTTATTAGCTTCGTTGGGTTTAGATGTTATCACCGCTCGTAATGGTTATGAAACACTCGCCTTATTCAAACAACACCAACCTACGTTAGTGTTAATGGATATTCAGATGCCTGAAATGGATGGTATCGAAGCGTTTAAAATTTTGCGACAACAAGGATGCACAACGCCAATTATTGCCTTAACCGCTAATGCAATGTCGCATGAAATAGAACATTATTTATCACTGGGCTTTAATGATCATCTATCGAAACCCATTGAACGAAATACTTTTATCCCAACCGTTGCAAAGTATTATGACGGTAGTATTTCACAAGCCATGGCGAATGAAAGTTTTAATAACGTGGATATGTCAGATTTAGTACAGGAATTTAAATCTAACTTGGTGTTAGAGCAGCAAGATTTAGTGCTACATATTAACAACAAAGACTTTGATAAACTGGCTAAGCTATCGCATCGCATTGCTGGAGCAGCACAAATGTTCGGCTTTGCTGATTTATCCCTTTATGCCATTGGTCTAGAAACAGCGATTAAAAATAATCATATTGACAGTATTAATGAACACACCCCAAAATTGCTGAATGAGATAGACAACGTATTGTGGTAA
- a CDS encoding response regulator, protein MADPKKALLFYVLCLLSVFTSFTVQSQNQNSNQALDKSFSQQLSIIEAMKDQNQALNLITSLSTDNTLSTLDKLSVLASQSRIHHNLGQLDNAINVAQKEQQLANKFQLSRREADAYKRVGVYAYYKGKGDLALYSYQQALKYYLTLEAPIAQANLYNNIALVYAGTSEFEEALLSYQQAEQRYQKYGSELDKIDVKFNIAGFHLELKRYDIAIAMYHEVLERRVKISDHSGIVMAYGEIGTAYKYEGDYEKAEHYMKLALDSARHNKDDFYVASVLHNFAELYNDLQNPEQAIVYAKEGIRLAIEQGHDNAYSGASYALAKAYFYQGKYDLALRHVKESNDIAEKIKNKDQIQYNLSLIALIYAAQHQNVKAITSQHSFLKAQFELANSELNSKLALFDSEQLKQQVVQLKQQKILQELEVESASQERITITIVVIAILLIGFLIARRDIERRSKQELESKVKQRTNELEYLMQELQKANNIKSQFLANMSHEIRTPLTTVIGQAEAIINGDVEDEYINKEVEIIHGNSLHLLELTNNILDLSKIEANKIELEVQTIDLHEILQELANIFSLQAKSKRLTFEIVHSLPTPFLIEIDSFRVKQILINLCSNAIKFTAKGHVELKISQNESTLMFKITDSGIGMSSSQLQNLFESFTQGDSSISRRFGGTGLGLCLSDQLAKIMGGKIEVESELNQGSVFAFSFPCKFRDPEQCSESRVSAIEPGIDQEQQQLKGTILLAEDHNDNRRLIARLLASLGLEVLTARNGVEAIAICEQHQPTLILMDIQMPEMDGIEAFKILRQKGYNLPIVALTANAMSHEIAHYLSLGFNGHLSKPIERNVFIATVAQHYDGSISQEKANESFNDVDMSDLVQEFKSNLVLEQQDLVLHINNKNFDELARLSHRIAGAAQMFGFADLSTYAIGLETAIKNSNSARIDEYTQKLLNEIDHVLW, encoded by the coding sequence ATGGCGGATCCCAAAAAAGCATTGTTGTTCTATGTATTGTGTTTACTTAGCGTTTTTACGAGTTTTACGGTACAAAGTCAAAATCAGAACTCGAATCAAGCACTAGATAAAAGCTTTAGTCAGCAACTATCGATAATTGAGGCGATGAAAGATCAAAACCAAGCTTTGAATTTAATCACCTCTCTAAGTACAGACAACACCTTATCAACGCTAGACAAACTCTCCGTTTTAGCCAGTCAAAGTAGAATTCATCATAATTTGGGACAACTTGATAATGCCATTAACGTTGCACAAAAAGAGCAACAGCTTGCCAATAAATTTCAGTTAAGTCGACGTGAAGCAGACGCCTATAAAAGAGTTGGTGTGTATGCCTACTATAAGGGGAAAGGTGACTTGGCATTATATTCCTACCAACAAGCACTTAAATATTATCTAACGCTCGAGGCTCCTATTGCCCAAGCCAATTTATACAATAATATAGCCTTAGTTTATGCAGGTACAAGCGAGTTTGAAGAGGCATTGTTAAGCTATCAACAAGCAGAGCAGAGATATCAAAAGTATGGTAGTGAATTAGATAAAATTGATGTGAAATTTAATATTGCGGGCTTTCATTTAGAGCTTAAGCGATACGATATCGCCATAGCTATGTATCACGAAGTGCTTGAAAGGCGGGTAAAGATTTCAGATCATAGTGGAATTGTAATGGCGTACGGCGAAATCGGCACTGCTTATAAATATGAGGGGGATTATGAAAAGGCTGAGCACTATATGAAGCTTGCACTTGATTCTGCTCGCCATAATAAAGATGACTTTTATGTTGCTTCTGTTTTACATAACTTTGCCGAACTTTATAACGATCTTCAAAACCCTGAACAAGCTATCGTTTATGCAAAGGAAGGCATTCGCTTAGCTATTGAGCAAGGGCATGACAATGCTTATTCAGGGGCGTCATATGCTTTAGCTAAAGCTTATTTTTATCAAGGGAAATATGACTTGGCTTTGCGTCATGTCAAAGAGTCAAATGACATAGCTGAAAAAATAAAAAATAAGGACCAAATACAATACAACCTATCGTTAATAGCACTTATATATGCGGCACAACATCAAAATGTTAAAGCAATTACCAGTCAACATAGTTTCTTGAAAGCGCAATTTGAACTAGCCAATAGTGAACTTAATTCGAAGTTAGCGTTATTCGATTCTGAGCAATTGAAGCAACAGGTAGTACAGTTAAAGCAACAAAAAATTTTACAGGAGCTAGAAGTGGAAAGCGCTTCACAAGAGCGTATTACTATTACCATTGTAGTTATTGCTATCTTGCTTATCGGCTTTTTAATTGCACGACGAGATATTGAGCGACGTTCCAAGCAGGAACTTGAGTCAAAAGTAAAACAAAGAACCAATGAACTCGAATATTTAATGCAAGAGTTACAAAAAGCGAACAACATAAAAAGCCAATTTTTAGCGAATATGAGCCACGAAATTAGAACCCCCTTAACCACGGTTATTGGTCAGGCAGAGGCGATAATAAATGGTGATGTGGAAGATGAATATATTAATAAAGAAGTTGAAATAATTCACGGTAATAGTCTGCATTTATTAGAACTTACCAATAATATTCTCGACTTAAGTAAAATAGAAGCAAATAAGATTGAGCTTGAAGTACAAACAATAGACTTGCACGAAATTTTGCAAGAACTTGCCAATATTTTTAGTTTGCAAGCAAAATCAAAACGCTTAACATTTGAAATAGTTCATAGTTTACCCACTCCATTTTTGATTGAAATTGACAGCTTCAGAGTTAAACAAATCCTTATTAATTTATGTTCCAATGCGATTAAATTTACGGCTAAAGGGCATGTAGAGTTAAAGATTAGTCAAAATGAGAGTACTTTGATGTTTAAAATTACCGATAGTGGCATCGGTATGAGTAGTTCACAATTGCAAAACTTATTTGAAAGCTTCACTCAAGGTGATAGCAGTATTAGCCGACGCTTTGGTGGAACTGGCTTAGGGTTGTGTTTATCTGATCAGTTAGCAAAAATTATGGGCGGCAAAATTGAAGTAGAAAGTGAGCTCAATCAAGGAAGTGTCTTTGCTTTTAGTTTTCCGTGCAAATTTAGAGATCCTGAGCAATGTAGTGAAAGTAGGGTATCAGCTATTGAACCTGGTATTGACCAAGAGCAGCAGCAATTAAAGGGCACTATTTTACTTGCTGAAGACCATAATGATAACCGGCGGCTTATTGCTAGGTTATTAGCTTCATTAGGCTTAGAGGTGCTGACAGCACGCAATGGTGTTGAAGCTATAGCTATATGTGAACAACACCAGCCAACATTAATTTTAATGGATATACAAATGCCAGAAATGGATGGTATTGAAGCGTTTAAAATTTTGCGGCAAAAAGGTTACAACTTACCGATTGTGGCGTTAACCGCAAACGCAATGTCGCATGAAATAGCCCATTACTTATCATTGGGCTTTAACGGTCATTTATCTAAACCTATTGAGCGAAATGTTTTTATTGCAACGGTTGCGCAACATTATGACGGCAGTATTTCTCAAGAAAAGGCCAATGAAAGTTTTAATGATGTTGATATGTCAGATTTAGTGCAAGAATTTAAATCTAACTTGGTGTTAGAGCAACAAGATTTAGTGCTGCACATCAATAACAAAAATTTTGATGAGCTTGCTAGACTATCGCACCGCATTGCTGGAGCAGCACAAATGTTTGGTTTTGCTGATTTATCTACCTATGCCATCGGACTAGAAACGGCGATTAAAAATAGTAATAGTGCCCGTATAGATGAGTACACACAAAAACTATTGAATGAGATAGACCATGTACTCTGGTAA
- a CDS encoding helix-turn-helix transcriptional regulator, giving the protein MTKKISNNIRRLRFDNEEMTQQMLADAVGVSRQTIVAIEKDKYSPSLEVAFKISVYFNVPLDAVFQYL; this is encoded by the coding sequence ATGACGAAAAAAATTAGCAATAATATTCGTCGTTTGCGGTTTGATAATGAAGAAATGACACAGCAAATGTTGGCTGACGCGGTTGGTGTCTCACGACAAACCATCGTGGCGATTGAGAAAGACAAATACTCTCCCTCTTTAGAAGTGGCATTTAAAATTTCTGTATATTTCAATGTACCTTTAGATGCTGTGTTTCAATACCTATAA
- a CDS encoding DUF1697 domain-containing protein, giving the protein MSTYISLLRGINVAGQKIIKMADLRALYEQLSFKNVQSYIQSGNVVFNHNQVGVSDCSQLAKQIHQKILSHYQFEVPVFVLTPTDLINARENLPFKHINISEDSSKVLFCFLSDVPNSPIGLLSPYLKDNEHLHIIGKVLYLHCEDGYGRSKLTHSNIEKKLKVNATSRNLKTVDKLITLANDNIC; this is encoded by the coding sequence ATGAGCACTTATATTTCATTACTGCGCGGAATAAATGTTGCCGGCCAGAAGATAATAAAAATGGCTGACTTAAGAGCATTGTATGAACAATTATCGTTTAAAAATGTTCAAAGCTATATTCAAAGTGGCAATGTAGTTTTTAATCACAATCAAGTTGGAGTAAGTGATTGCTCACAACTAGCCAAGCAGATACACCAGAAAATTTTGTCGCATTATCAATTTGAGGTGCCGGTATTTGTCTTAACACCTACTGATTTAATAAACGCCCGCGAAAACTTACCTTTTAAGCATATTAATATTTCCGAAGACAGTAGTAAGGTGTTGTTCTGCTTTCTGTCTGATGTTCCAAATAGCCCAATAGGGTTATTATCGCCATATCTTAAAGACAATGAACATTTACATATTATTGGTAAGGTGCTTTATTTACATTGCGAAGATGGTTATGGCCGCTCTAAATTAACGCATAGTAATATTGAAAAAAAATTAAAGGTAAATGCCACGTCCCGTAACTTAAAAACCGTAGATAAGCTTATTACCCTCGCTAATGACAACATCTGCTAA
- a CDS encoding DUF962 domain-containing protein, producing MTNEKVKQYIDFKSFYPFYLSQHRNIICRRLHFIGSSLIVITLGYVLINSAWILLWTLPLFGYGFAWLGHFFFEKNKPATFTYPWYSFLGDWVMYKDMLMGRLKF from the coding sequence ATGACAAATGAAAAAGTTAAACAATATATTGATTTTAAGTCTTTTTACCCTTTTTATTTGAGTCAACATCGAAATATTATCTGCCGAAGACTACATTTTATTGGCTCTAGTTTGATCGTAATAACACTCGGCTATGTTTTGATAAACTCGGCCTGGATATTACTATGGACATTGCCATTGTTCGGTTATGGTTTTGCTTGGCTTGGTCACTTTTTCTTTGAGAAAAATAAGCCCGCTACTTTTACCTATCCTTGGTATAGTTTCTTAGGCGACTGGGTTATGTATAAAGACATGTTAATGGGTAGATTGAAGTTCTAA
- a CDS encoding LysE family transporter, producing the protein MDLMQGLLLITSIHLLAAASPGPDFVLVSQQTLSNGKQAGFMVSIGIALGLSVHIIYSALGLAAVIANSATALWTIKIIGGCYLIYLGLQGLRAKAVSEVNNVIEQKALKKHSNLAAIAKGFLCNALNPKAPIYFVALFTVVLSPNLPTLHLVIYGVWMMILQLLWFSTVVALLSRPSVNAKFQRLGHWIDRVLGGAMILIGLKVLTSKIN; encoded by the coding sequence ATGGATTTAATGCAAGGCTTACTTTTAATCACCTCAATTCACTTGTTGGCGGCGGCATCGCCTGGGCCTGACTTCGTTTTGGTATCTCAGCAAACCTTATCTAATGGTAAACAAGCCGGGTTTATGGTCAGTATTGGGATAGCTTTGGGCTTGTCGGTACATATTATTTATTCTGCCTTGGGCTTAGCCGCCGTTATTGCCAATTCAGCAACAGCGTTATGGACAATAAAAATTATTGGCGGCTGTTATCTTATTTATTTAGGACTTCAAGGCTTAAGGGCAAAAGCTGTCAGCGAGGTTAATAATGTCATCGAACAAAAAGCGCTGAAAAAACATTCAAACTTAGCCGCTATTGCAAAAGGTTTTTTATGTAATGCTTTAAACCCAAAAGCGCCAATTTACTTTGTTGCTTTGTTTACCGTAGTTTTGTCACCAAATTTACCGACATTACATTTGGTTATTTACGGTGTATGGATGATGATATTACAGCTGCTTTGGTTTTCTACCGTCGTAGCTTTACTCTCTCGACCCAGTGTTAATGCGAAATTTCAACGTTTAGGTCATTGGATCGATCGTGTACTGGGTGGCGCTATGATTTTAATCGGTTTGAAAGTGCTGACCAGCAAAATAAACTAG
- the rhlP gene encoding rhombotarget lipoprotein (RhlP (RHombo-target LipoProtein) is a family of predicted lipoproteins that, in general, co-occurs with a form of rhombosortase, and that has an apparent cleavage site for that enzyme, a GlyGly motif, near the C-terminus.), whose product MKSKMLIIMLGLLFVASCSSLVSNNTGKKTQSSSLIDFLYPNQESRAEHKAEIPLLKLPVKVGLAFVPSKNWQRDGIHGKDQVDLLNKVKKSFLKYDYIDRIEIIPSTYLNGGEGFTTLEQVGRLYDVDVMALVSYDQVTQSLENNAALLYWTIVGMYIIPGNENSIQTFVDTAVFDIKSKKMLFRAPGLNKLEKRTTAIGVDDTLMEKSLEGFALAVSDMTINLDAELAQFKTRVKEEKIAKVEHRKGYSGGAASHYLLILMVLMLTRKYGYRKFSKTCRSNSLQRDVLK is encoded by the coding sequence ATGAAATCTAAAATGTTGATCATAATGCTAGGCTTATTATTCGTAGCGTCATGCAGTTCGCTTGTAAGTAATAATACAGGGAAAAAAACACAATCAAGTAGCTTGATTGATTTTCTGTACCCAAATCAAGAAAGCCGCGCTGAACATAAAGCAGAAATTCCGCTATTAAAATTACCCGTTAAAGTTGGTCTGGCTTTTGTACCCTCTAAAAATTGGCAAAGAGATGGTATTCACGGTAAAGATCAGGTCGATTTACTCAATAAAGTAAAAAAATCGTTTCTTAAATATGATTACATTGATCGTATTGAAATAATACCAAGCACATACCTAAACGGCGGCGAAGGTTTCACAACCTTAGAGCAGGTAGGAAGGCTTTATGACGTTGATGTAATGGCTTTGGTTTCTTACGACCAAGTAACTCAATCACTTGAAAACAACGCCGCCTTACTTTATTGGACAATCGTGGGTATGTATATTATTCCTGGAAATGAAAACTCCATTCAAACCTTTGTCGATACAGCTGTTTTTGATATTAAAAGTAAAAAAATGCTTTTTAGAGCACCAGGTTTAAATAAACTTGAAAAAAGAACCACCGCGATAGGCGTTGACGACACCTTAATGGAAAAGTCACTTGAAGGTTTTGCTTTGGCCGTGTCAGATATGACCATTAACTTAGATGCAGAGCTTGCGCAATTTAAAACTCGAGTTAAAGAAGAGAAAATTGCAAAAGTTGAACATCGAAAAGGTTACAGTGGCGGCGCAGCTAGTCATTATTTGTTGATTCTTATGGTATTGATGCTAACCAGAAAGTACGGCTACAGAAAATTTAGTAAAACATGCCGAAGTAATTCTTTACAAAGAGATGTATTAAAATGA
- a CDS encoding YoaK family protein, which produces MISKLPRWVEYGAFVLALVAGLVNAVGLLGFKHQSISHLSGTATQLGTGIANSTFVDAFHLFLILCSFLIGAAISGYFIRGGALKLGRNYSSLLYLEAIFLFGAIYFLTNDSLYGHYLASAACGLQNALATTYSGAVIRTTHITGIFTDLGIMLGAKLRGEVFDNRKGLLFFLIITGFVTGGILGAFLFSIYKFYALLFPAGVCILLALSYSIYNGRVSR; this is translated from the coding sequence GTGATTTCAAAGTTACCCCGTTGGGTGGAATATGGCGCGTTTGTTCTTGCTTTAGTCGCAGGGCTTGTTAATGCTGTTGGATTATTGGGCTTCAAACATCAATCTATTTCACATTTATCTGGTACTGCCACTCAGCTTGGTACGGGTATAGCAAACTCAACATTTGTTGATGCTTTTCATCTGTTTCTTATTTTATGTAGTTTCTTAATCGGTGCTGCCATTTCAGGCTACTTTATACGCGGTGGGGCACTAAAATTAGGCCGCAACTACAGTAGCCTACTTTATCTTGAGGCCATATTTCTTTTTGGCGCTATTTACTTCTTAACAAACGATTCTTTATATGGGCATTATTTAGCATCAGCCGCGTGTGGATTACAAAATGCGCTTGCAACAACATATAGTGGAGCGGTGATCAGAACAACCCATATAACGGGTATATTTACTGATTTAGGCATTATGCTAGGTGCAAAATTAAGAGGCGAGGTGTTTGATAATAGAAAGGGACTTTTATTTTTCCTGATCATAACTGGCTTTGTAACGGGTGGAATTTTAGGTGCTTTTTTATTTAGTATTTATAAATTTTACGCGCTACTTTTTCCAGCAGGCGTTTGTATTTTATTAGCCTTATCTTATTCGATTTACAATGGTCGAGTCAGCCGCTAG
- the secF gene encoding protein translocase subunit SecF, which translates to MKNTTIKPTSPISKFRFASLYFAVALIVISLAGLFTHGLNLGLDFTGGYLTEFSTEQSVEQKNMQALLSDYLPEGFQLSSADNGTHWIVRQIDTNADQQTSTWLTELSQQSGLSITPQDAMYIGSQVGDELIDQGGLALLTAVIVILVYLSLRFEWRLAAGSVVALVHDVVIVLGIFAWFNIAFDLTILASLLAIIGYSLNDSIIVGDKIRDIMMRNKDGDIDSIINQAIRSTLVRTLITSGTTLATVLAIGLFAGESLQGFAIALFFGILVGTYSSIAISATIPQLLGLSPDHYHKKAQEICTLP; encoded by the coding sequence ATGAAAAACACAACCATAAAACCAACATCACCTATCAGCAAGTTTCGTTTTGCTAGTCTATATTTCGCAGTGGCACTGATCGTTATTTCATTAGCCGGCTTATTTACTCATGGCCTTAATCTTGGGTTAGATTTTACTGGCGGCTACTTAACTGAGTTTTCTACAGAGCAATCAGTCGAACAAAAAAACATGCAGGCATTGCTGAGTGACTACTTACCTGAAGGCTTTCAATTATCGTCAGCTGACAATGGTACACATTGGATCGTTCGACAAATTGATACCAACGCTGACCAACAAACTAGCACTTGGTTAACTGAGTTATCCCAGCAAAGCGGCTTATCCATAACCCCACAAGATGCTATGTATATTGGCAGCCAAGTGGGTGACGAACTTATCGACCAAGGCGGATTAGCGTTATTAACTGCAGTAATTGTGATACTAGTTTACTTGTCGCTAAGATTTGAATGGCGATTAGCAGCGGGTTCGGTGGTCGCCCTAGTACACGACGTGGTGATCGTGCTGGGCATATTTGCTTGGTTTAATATCGCCTTTGATTTAACTATTTTAGCCAGCTTATTAGCTATTATAGGTTATTCACTTAATGACTCGATAATTGTCGGTGATAAAATCAGAGATATTATGATGCGCAATAAAGATGGCGATATTGACTCCATTATCAACCAAGCGATTAGATCGACTTTAGTGCGAACATTAATCACCTCAGGCACAACGCTAGCAACGGTTCTGGCAATAGGTTTATTTGCCGGCGAATCGTTGCAAGGTTTCGCTATCGCTTTATTTTTTGGTATTTTGGTGGGTACTTATTCATCGATTGCCATATCAGCCACCATTCCACAACTATTAGGTTTGAGCCCTGATCATTACCATAAAAAAGCGCAGGAGATTTGTACTCTCCCTTAA